Proteins encoded in a region of the Methylobacterium radiotolerans JCM 2831 genome:
- a CDS encoding cystathionine gamma-synthase family protein gives MSDDRYHKKELGNRPLHPETLMLGYGYDPALSEGAVKPPVFLTSTFVFTSAEHGKAFFDYVSGRREPPVGEAAGLVYSRFNHPNSEIVEDRLAVFEEAEAALVFSSGMSAIATTILAFARPGDAILHSQPLYGGTETLIAKTLAGFGIAPFGFSDGTDPASVRAAAHRAADAGRVSVVMVETPSNPLNTLVDLSLVRAVAEEIGARQGGAAPMVVCDNTLLGPLFQHPLREGADISVYSLTKYVGGHSDLIAGAALGSAARMKPVRLLRSAIGTGLDPHSCWMLGRSLETLSLRMSAANRNGEIVGRMLAEHPKVARLHHLAHLEPGSHQAQVYARQCAAPGSTFSFDIVGGEAEAFQVLNHLQLFKLAVSLGGTESLASHPASTTHSGVPKAVRDRLGITDATIRVSIGIEHPDDLVADLAAALAVLG, from the coding sequence ATGTCGGACGACCGCTACCACAAGAAGGAACTCGGCAACCGCCCGCTCCATCCCGAGACGCTGATGCTCGGCTACGGCTACGATCCGGCCCTGTCCGAGGGTGCGGTGAAGCCGCCGGTCTTCCTGACATCGACGTTCGTCTTCACCTCCGCCGAGCACGGCAAAGCCTTCTTCGACTACGTCTCCGGGCGGCGCGAACCGCCGGTCGGCGAGGCGGCGGGGCTGGTCTACTCGCGCTTCAATCATCCGAACAGCGAGATCGTCGAGGATCGGCTGGCCGTCTTCGAGGAAGCCGAGGCGGCGCTGGTCTTCTCCTCCGGCATGTCGGCGATCGCCACCACGATCCTGGCGTTCGCCCGGCCCGGCGACGCGATCCTGCACTCGCAGCCCCTCTACGGCGGCACCGAGACGCTGATCGCCAAGACCCTGGCCGGGTTCGGCATCGCGCCGTTCGGGTTCTCGGACGGGACCGACCCGGCGAGCGTGCGCGCCGCGGCCCACCGGGCGGCCGACGCGGGACGCGTCAGCGTCGTCATGGTCGAGACCCCCTCGAACCCGCTCAACACCCTCGTCGACCTCAGCCTTGTCCGCGCGGTCGCCGAGGAGATCGGTGCTCGGCAGGGCGGCGCGGCGCCGATGGTGGTCTGCGACAACACCCTGCTCGGGCCCCTCTTCCAGCACCCGCTGCGCGAAGGCGCCGACATCTCGGTCTACTCCCTGACCAAGTATGTCGGCGGCCACTCGGATCTGATCGCCGGCGCCGCCCTCGGCTCGGCGGCGCGGATGAAGCCGGTGCGGCTGCTGCGCTCGGCGATCGGGACCGGTCTCGACCCGCATTCCTGCTGGATGCTCGGGCGCTCGCTCGAGACCCTGTCGCTGCGCATGAGCGCCGCGAACCGCAACGGCGAGATCGTCGGCCGGATGCTGGCGGAGCACCCGAAGGTGGCGCGCCTTCACCATCTCGCGCATCTCGAGCCCGGATCGCATCAGGCGCAGGTCTACGCCAGGCAGTGCGCGGCACCGGGCTCGACATTCTCGTTCGACATCGTCGGCGGCGAGGCCGAGGCGTTCCAGGTCCTCAACCACCTCCAGTTGTTCAAGCTCGCCGTCAGCCTCGGCGGGACGGAGTCGCTCGCCAGCCACCCGGCCTCCACGACCCATTCCGGCGTGCCGAAGGCGGTGCGCGACCGGCTCGGGATCACGGACGCGACGATCCGGGTGTCGATCGGGATCGAGCACCCGGACGATCTCGTCGCCGATCTGGCCGCGGCCCTCGCTGTCCTGGGCTGA
- a CDS encoding YjgN family protein, with protein sequence MDPATDTEFDARSGAPATRVAAVTFDPRVEGLTWLALKGFLLSVVTFGIYRFWYVTNLRRFFWERTALDGSPAEYTGTGKELFLGFLVALAILVPIYVALFAVSLVAPALAPFSVVISFVFLFLLGQFAIYRGRRYRAMRTLWRGIRLGQDGSGLAYAARAGAWWLLTLVTVGLAVPFMRASLERYRIGHTLVGTSRMHSTARGRSVLGPWLLLYVVGLGPLIGLGIALLAAADFSLPGDLLVPKPGGKAGETILNPAYAASHIGVLLRTMGFAAAICVPAALLLIPYYRARETRAFMAAAGLGHARLASSLKARQFYWPYIVYMLSLLGFLVVLGLVAALLIFAARAAGDLGTLHGLVVLIYLVGAPLFAVLYVRVVQARLWAAVATSTTVVDPRALDSVLASSRGAGSGLQEGLADALDVGGALQIGF encoded by the coding sequence ATGGATCCCGCAACCGACACCGAGTTCGACGCGCGGAGCGGCGCTCCGGCCACGCGCGTGGCCGCCGTAACCTTCGATCCGCGGGTCGAGGGACTCACGTGGCTCGCGTTGAAGGGCTTTCTGCTCTCGGTGGTGACCTTCGGCATCTACCGGTTCTGGTACGTCACCAATCTGCGCCGCTTCTTCTGGGAGCGCACCGCGCTCGACGGCTCGCCCGCCGAGTACACCGGAACCGGCAAGGAACTGTTTCTGGGCTTCCTCGTCGCGCTCGCGATCCTGGTGCCGATCTACGTCGCGCTGTTCGCGGTCTCGCTCGTCGCGCCCGCGCTCGCCCCGTTCTCGGTGGTGATTTCCTTCGTGTTCCTGTTCCTCCTGGGCCAGTTCGCGATCTACCGCGGACGCCGCTACCGGGCGATGCGGACCCTGTGGCGCGGCATACGCCTCGGACAGGACGGCTCCGGGCTCGCCTACGCGGCGCGCGCGGGCGCTTGGTGGCTGCTCACACTCGTCACCGTCGGCCTGGCCGTCCCGTTCATGCGGGCGAGCCTGGAGCGCTACCGCATCGGTCACACCCTGGTCGGCACCAGCCGGATGCACTCGACGGCGCGGGGACGCAGCGTGCTCGGCCCCTGGCTTCTGCTCTACGTGGTCGGGCTCGGGCCGCTGATCGGGCTCGGCATCGCCCTCCTGGCGGCGGCGGATTTCTCGCTGCCCGGCGACCTGCTGGTGCCGAAGCCCGGCGGCAAGGCCGGCGAGACGATCCTCAATCCCGCTTACGCGGCCTCGCATATCGGCGTCCTCCTCCGGACGATGGGCTTCGCGGCCGCGATCTGCGTGCCCGCGGCGCTGCTTCTGATCCCCTATTACCGCGCCCGGGAGACGCGGGCCTTCATGGCCGCCGCCGGCCTCGGTCACGCCCGCCTCGCCTCGAGCCTCAAGGCGCGCCAGTTCTACTGGCCCTACATCGTCTACATGCTGTCGCTTCTGGGCTTCCTCGTCGTGCTGGGCCTCGTCGCCGCGCTGCTGATCTTCGCCGCGCGGGCGGCGGGCGACCTCGGGACGCTCCACGGGCTCGTCGTCCTCATCTACCTCGTCGGCGCGCCGCTCTTCGCGGTGCTGTACGTGCGCGTGGTGCAGGCCCGGTTGTGGGCGGCGGTGGCGACGAGCACGACGGTCGTGGATCCCCGAGCACTGGACAGTGTCCTCGCCTCGTCCCGCGGCGCCGGCAGCGGCCTGCAGGAGGGTCTCGCCGACGCGCTCGACGTCGGCGGCGCCCTCCAGATCGGCTTCTGA
- a CDS encoding M48 family metallopeptidase, with translation MIRPSEATAGAPIEVEGRYFDGVSARAHPVTLRLDDRFRVSGPDVARDWNLLDLRAAVSVPPLMRIGPADEPARVEFSDATLAAALAARCPDLHLREGSGGTVRLVLWSLAAGLSVLLVAVFGVPQIAGLLAPLVPDAAESRLGAVAEPQVLRFLGDPPACAEPAGREALDKLVGRLVAAGQAEGSLPPALAVSVRRHGMANAFALPGARVIVLSSLITRARSADEAAAVLAHELGHVRRRDPTRSLIRASGTSFLLSLVLGDLTGSTIIIALGDAVLSAGYSRDAERAADAYAVDLMTRAGGNGAALADILERIAKDKHDGKSDVLDLLRSHPFTRERAAAIRAQAGPAAPERQILSGAAWTALQGICGAGSTRAEP, from the coding sequence TTGATCCGCCCTTCCGAAGCGACCGCCGGGGCGCCGATCGAGGTCGAAGGCCGCTACTTCGACGGCGTCAGCGCGCGGGCTCATCCCGTCACCCTGCGCCTCGACGACCGCTTCCGCGTCTCCGGGCCGGACGTCGCCCGGGACTGGAACCTGCTCGACCTGCGCGCCGCCGTCTCGGTGCCGCCGCTGATGCGGATCGGTCCGGCCGACGAGCCGGCCCGCGTGGAATTCTCGGACGCGACGCTCGCCGCGGCGCTCGCCGCGCGCTGCCCGGACCTGCACCTTCGGGAGGGTTCGGGCGGCACGGTGCGGCTCGTGCTCTGGTCTCTGGCGGCGGGTCTCTCGGTCCTGCTCGTGGCGGTCTTCGGCGTCCCGCAGATCGCCGGCCTGCTCGCCCCGCTCGTGCCGGACGCGGCCGAGTCGCGGCTCGGGGCGGTGGCGGAGCCGCAAGTCCTGCGCTTCCTCGGCGACCCGCCGGCCTGTGCGGAGCCCGCCGGGCGCGAGGCCCTCGACAAGCTCGTCGGTCGCCTCGTCGCGGCCGGGCAGGCTGAGGGCTCACTGCCGCCGGCTCTCGCCGTGAGCGTGCGCCGCCACGGGATGGCCAACGCCTTCGCCCTGCCGGGCGCCCGCGTGATCGTGCTCTCGAGCCTCATCACGCGGGCGCGATCGGCCGACGAGGCCGCGGCGGTTCTGGCGCACGAGCTCGGCCATGTCCGCAGACGCGATCCGACCCGCTCCCTCATCCGGGCATCGGGCACCTCGTTCCTCCTGAGCCTCGTCCTCGGGGATCTGACCGGCTCGACCATCATCATCGCGCTGGGCGACGCGGTGCTCTCGGCCGGCTACAGCCGCGACGCCGAGCGGGCGGCGGATGCCTACGCGGTCGACCTGATGACGCGCGCGGGCGGCAACGGCGCGGCGCTCGCCGACATCCTCGAGCGCATCGCCAAGGACAAGCACGACGGCAAGAGCGACGTGCTGGACCTGCTGCGCAGCCATCCCTTCACGCGCGAGCGCGCGGCCGCGATCCGCGCCCAGGCGGGACCCGCGGCGCCCGAACGGCAGATCCTGTCGGGCGCCGCGTGGACCGCGCTCCAGGGCATCTGCGGGGCGGGGTCGACGAGGGCCGAGCCTTAG
- a CDS encoding molybdopterin oxidoreductase family protein: MVRTVCPHDCPSACSLDVQVADGRVVSVRGGDNPYTAGVICAKVSRYGERVHHPDRILHPLERVGPKGGAAWRRISWDAALDRLAAAFSETADRWGAEAVWPYNSGGTMGLVQRDGIHRLTHVMGYSRRKRTICTAVAIAGWSAGVGRIAGPDPREMALSDLIVVWGGNPVSTQVNAMTHISRARKTRGAKLVVIDPYRTGTAAAADLHLALRPGTDGALACAVLHVLFRDGHADRAYLAAQAEDTAALEAHLASRTPEWAAAITGLEPAAIEAFAALYGRTPRSYIRCGFGFTRSRNGAVNLHAVTCLPTVTGAWQHEGGGALWQHAAIFNWDKTLTEGLDARAPGVRELDMSRIGAVLTDDPDALLGGPPVRAMLIQSANPAVSAPDSARVRAGLTRPDVFVAVHEQFMTETAALADLVLPATTFLEHDDIYGAGGHSHIQAGPAILEPPGECRSNHALLSGLAARLGADHAGFRLTARDLADATLARSGWGGLDRLEAEGWIDAQPDFAESHFLTGFGHPDGRFRFAPDWAALGPRAAGMPALPDHWPEAEPADAEHPFRMIAPPARQFLNATFTNVPESLRREGRPTCLIHPADGVRLGIGTGDAVEVGNARGRVRLHARLAEGQQPGVVVVESLWPSAAFAGGDGGINTLIGSAPAAPNDGAAFHDTAVWVRAA; the protein is encoded by the coding sequence TTGGTCCGGACCGTCTGCCCGCACGATTGTCCCTCTGCCTGCAGCCTCGACGTGCAGGTCGCGGACGGGCGCGTCGTGTCGGTCCGGGGCGGCGACAATCCCTACACGGCCGGGGTGATCTGCGCGAAGGTCAGCCGCTACGGCGAGCGCGTCCACCACCCGGACCGGATCCTCCACCCGCTGGAGCGCGTCGGGCCGAAGGGCGGCGCGGCGTGGCGCCGGATCTCCTGGGACGCGGCGCTCGACCGGCTGGCGGCGGCCTTCTCGGAGACGGCGGACCGTTGGGGGGCGGAGGCGGTCTGGCCGTACAATTCGGGCGGGACCATGGGCCTCGTCCAGCGCGACGGTATCCACCGGCTCACCCACGTGATGGGCTACTCGCGGCGCAAGCGCACCATCTGCACGGCGGTCGCGATCGCGGGCTGGAGCGCCGGGGTCGGCCGGATCGCCGGCCCGGATCCCCGCGAGATGGCGCTCTCCGACCTGATCGTTGTCTGGGGCGGCAACCCGGTGAGCACCCAGGTCAACGCGATGACCCACATCAGCCGCGCCCGCAAGACACGGGGCGCCAAGCTGGTGGTGATCGATCCGTACCGCACCGGGACCGCGGCGGCGGCCGACCTCCACCTCGCGCTCCGGCCCGGCACCGACGGGGCGCTCGCCTGCGCGGTGCTCCACGTCCTGTTCCGCGACGGCCACGCGGACCGGGCCTACCTCGCCGCCCAGGCCGAGGACACGGCGGCGCTGGAGGCGCATCTGGCGTCGCGCACCCCCGAATGGGCGGCGGCGATCACCGGCCTGGAGCCCGCCGCGATCGAGGCCTTCGCGGCCCTCTACGGGCGCACGCCGCGCAGCTACATCCGCTGCGGCTTCGGCTTCACCCGCAGCCGCAACGGCGCGGTGAACCTGCACGCGGTGACCTGCCTGCCGACCGTCACCGGCGCCTGGCAGCACGAGGGCGGCGGCGCCCTCTGGCAGCACGCCGCGATCTTCAACTGGGACAAGACCCTGACGGAGGGGCTCGACGCCAGGGCGCCCGGCGTGCGCGAGCTCGACATGAGCCGGATCGGCGCCGTGCTCACCGACGATCCCGACGCCCTGCTGGGCGGCCCGCCGGTCCGCGCCATGCTGATCCAGTCGGCCAATCCCGCGGTCTCCGCGCCCGACAGCGCCCGGGTGCGCGCGGGGCTGACGCGGCCGGACGTGTTCGTGGCCGTGCACGAGCAGTTCATGACCGAGACGGCCGCGCTCGCCGACCTCGTGCTGCCGGCCACCACCTTCCTGGAACACGACGACATCTACGGCGCCGGCGGCCACAGCCACATCCAGGCCGGGCCGGCGATCCTGGAGCCGCCGGGCGAGTGCCGCTCGAACCACGCGCTCCTGTCGGGGCTCGCCGCCCGGCTCGGCGCGGACCACGCGGGCTTCCGCCTGACCGCCCGGGACCTCGCCGACGCCACCCTCGCGCGCTCCGGCTGGGGCGGTCTCGACAGGCTGGAGGCGGAGGGCTGGATCGACGCGCAGCCGGATTTCGCCGAGAGCCACTTCCTGACCGGGTTCGGCCATCCCGACGGGCGCTTCCGCTTCGCCCCCGACTGGGCGGCGCTGGGTCCGCGCGCGGCCGGCATGCCGGCCCTCCCGGATCACTGGCCGGAGGCCGAGCCCGCCGACGCGGAGCACCCGTTCCGGATGATCGCCCCGCCGGCCCGTCAGTTCCTCAACGCGACCTTCACCAACGTGCCCGAGTCGCTCCGCCGCGAGGGGCGGCCGACCTGCCTGATCCACCCGGCGGACGGCGTGCGGCTCGGGATCGGTACGGGCGACGCCGTCGAGGTCGGCAATGCCCGCGGTCGGGTCCGGTTGCACGCGCGGCTCGCCGAGGGGCAGCAGCCGGGCGTCGTGGTGGTCGAGAGCCTGTGGCCGAGCGCGGCCTTCGCGGGCGGGGACGGGGGCATCAACACGCTGATCGGGTCGGCGCCGGCCGCGCCCAACGACGGTGCCGCCTTCCACGACACTGCGGTCTGGGTTCGAGCGGCCTGA
- a CDS encoding M55 family metallopeptidase — protein MRVLISTDIEGVAGIYHRVQTTPGNPEYERARVLMTREANAAVAGAFDGGARAVLVNDSHGDFRNMPPDLLDPRAQAVQGKPRPLGMMAGIDQDIDAVCLVGYHARASGRGILAHTVNSFAFARIAINGQELGEAGLYGALAGAYGVPVAMASGDDVFVAENRALLPGTRFVETKRATGQNSGISLSPAQSCAAIGEAVAAALRESSARSFRLEGPLEVRVRAQTPALADLFCLWPSLRRGEGSEVVFAAAHVAEAVQVINALSAMSSALR, from the coding sequence ATGCGCGTCCTGATCTCGACGGATATCGAGGGCGTCGCCGGGATCTATCACCGCGTCCAGACGACGCCGGGGAATCCCGAGTACGAGCGCGCGCGGGTGCTGATGACGCGGGAGGCCAATGCCGCCGTCGCGGGCGCCTTCGACGGCGGCGCGCGGGCGGTGCTGGTCAACGACTCGCACGGCGACTTCCGCAACATGCCCCCGGACCTCCTCGACCCCAGGGCGCAGGCCGTGCAGGGCAAGCCGCGGCCCCTCGGGATGATGGCCGGGATCGATCAGGACATCGATGCGGTCTGCCTCGTCGGCTACCACGCGCGGGCGAGCGGCCGGGGCATCCTGGCTCACACGGTCAACAGCTTCGCCTTCGCGCGGATCGCGATCAACGGCCAGGAACTCGGCGAGGCCGGCCTCTACGGCGCGCTGGCCGGCGCCTACGGCGTGCCTGTGGCGATGGCGAGCGGCGACGACGTGTTCGTCGCGGAGAACCGCGCGCTGCTCCCGGGCACGCGCTTCGTCGAGACCAAGCGCGCGACGGGGCAGAACAGCGGCATCAGCCTCTCGCCGGCGCAGAGCTGCGCGGCGATCGGCGAGGCCGTCGCAGCGGCCCTCCGGGAGTCGAGCGCGCGGTCCTTCCGCCTCGAGGGTCCGCTGGAGGTCCGCGTGCGCGCGCAGACACCGGCCCTGGCGGACCTGTTCTGCCTGTGGCCGAGCCTGCGGCGGGGGGAGGGCAGCGAGGTCGTGTTCGCGGCGGCGCACGTCGCGGAGGCGGTCCAGGTGATCAACGCCCTCTCGGCGATGTCGAGCGCGCTGCGCTGA
- a CDS encoding P1 family peptidase has translation MQAAPARPAPRVGRLPRGPRDAITDVPGVTVGHCTLAEGDVQTGVTVVRPHGGDPYRDRVPAAGVVLNGFGKSVGLMQVEELGVLETPIALTNTVSVPAVAAAQIRAAIADNPEIGRALPTLNPLVFECNDGYLNDIQRMAVAACHYRDALDAAGSAVAEGSVGAGRGMSTFGLKGGIGTASRRVRTRARGRFTLGTLVLSNFGKPSQIRVCGTPLAAHLRAAAGEPESGAEPPEKGSIIMIVATDAPLDARQLRRLALRAGAGLARTGSVFGHGSGDIALAFTTAYTVPQDPARPMPAPTLLHDAELDPLFEAAADGVEQAIIHALWRAQAVTGRDGHRRDALTDLLPGWAEILGA, from the coding sequence ATGCAGGCCGCTCCCGCGCGCCCAGCGCCCCGCGTCGGCCGCCTGCCGCGGGGCCCGCGCGACGCCATCACCGACGTCCCGGGCGTGACGGTCGGCCATTGCACGCTGGCCGAGGGCGACGTGCAGACGGGGGTGACCGTCGTGCGGCCGCACGGCGGCGATCCCTACCGCGACCGCGTTCCGGCGGCCGGCGTCGTGCTCAACGGCTTCGGCAAGTCCGTCGGCCTGATGCAGGTCGAGGAGCTCGGCGTGCTCGAGACGCCGATCGCCCTGACCAACACCGTCTCGGTGCCGGCGGTGGCCGCCGCCCAGATCCGCGCCGCGATCGCCGACAATCCGGAGATCGGGCGCGCGCTGCCGACGCTCAACCCGCTCGTGTTCGAGTGCAACGACGGTTACCTCAACGACATCCAGCGCATGGCGGTGGCGGCGTGCCACTACCGCGACGCCCTCGACGCGGCCGGTTCCGCCGTCGCGGAAGGGTCGGTCGGGGCCGGGCGCGGCATGTCGACCTTCGGCCTCAAGGGCGGCATCGGCACCGCCTCCCGCCGTGTCCGCACGCGCGCGCGCGGCCGGTTCACGCTGGGCACCCTCGTCCTGTCCAATTTCGGCAAGCCGTCGCAGATCCGGGTGTGCGGCACGCCGCTCGCCGCCCACCTCCGGGCGGCCGCCGGGGAACCGGAATCCGGCGCGGAACCGCCGGAGAAGGGCTCGATCATCATGATCGTCGCCACCGACGCGCCCCTCGACGCGCGCCAGCTCCGCCGCCTCGCCCTGCGGGCCGGGGCCGGCCTCGCCCGGACCGGCTCGGTGTTCGGCCACGGCAGCGGCGACATCGCGCTGGCCTTCACGACCGCCTACACGGTGCCGCAGGATCCCGCCCGCCCGATGCCGGCGCCCACCCTGCTGCACGACGCGGAGCTCGATCCATTGTTCGAGGCCGCCGCGGACGGGGTCGAGCAGGCGATCATCCACGCCCTCTGGCGGGCCCAGGCGGTGACGGGCCGCGACGGCCACCGGCGGGACGCGCTGACGGATCTCCTGCCCGGCTGGGCCGAAATTCTCGGAGCCTGA
- the gsiD gene encoding glutathione ABC transporter permease GsiD, translating to MTDILVPAAPTVAPVPTGIRTPWSEFWRKFRRQRVAVVALGFIGLLVVVAVLAPWIVPYDPVNDFDYDRINEGPSLAHWLGVDPLGRDILSRIVEGARISLATGFLSVAVGGLVGTVLGLLAGYYGGWWDRIVMRMSDVLFAFPGILLALGVVAILGSGLVNVVVAVSVFSVPAFARLVRGTTLVLKNSTYIEAARSIGAPDRTILLRHILPGTISGIVVYFTMRLGTSIITAASLSFLGMGAQPPTPEWGAMLNEARADMVSAPHVALFPSLAIFFTVLAFNLLGDGLRDALDPKIDRL from the coding sequence GTGACCGACATCCTCGTCCCCGCCGCCCCCACCGTCGCGCCCGTCCCCACCGGCATCCGGACGCCGTGGTCGGAATTCTGGCGCAAGTTCCGCCGCCAGCGCGTTGCCGTCGTCGCCCTGGGCTTCATCGGCCTGCTGGTCGTGGTCGCCGTGCTGGCGCCGTGGATCGTGCCCTACGACCCGGTCAACGACTTCGACTACGACCGGATCAACGAGGGCCCCTCGCTCGCGCACTGGCTCGGCGTCGATCCCCTCGGGCGCGACATCCTGAGCCGCATCGTCGAGGGCGCCCGGATCTCCCTCGCGACCGGCTTCCTGTCGGTCGCCGTCGGCGGCCTCGTCGGGACCGTGCTCGGTCTCCTGGCGGGCTATTACGGCGGCTGGTGGGACCGGATCGTCATGCGCATGTCCGACGTGCTGTTCGCCTTCCCGGGCATCCTCCTGGCGCTCGGCGTCGTCGCCATCCTGGGCTCCGGGCTCGTCAACGTCGTCGTGGCGGTCTCGGTCTTCAGCGTCCCGGCCTTCGCGCGCCTCGTGCGCGGCACGACCCTGGTCCTGAAGAACAGCACCTACATCGAGGCCGCGCGGAGCATCGGCGCCCCCGACCGGACGATCCTCCTGCGCCACATCCTGCCGGGCACGATCTCGGGCATCGTGGTCTACTTCACCATGCGACTGGGCACCTCGATCATCACGGCCGCGAGCCTGTCGTTCCTCGGCATGGGCGCGCAGCCGCCGACGCCCGAGTGGGGCGCCATGCTGAACGAGGCGCGCGCCGACATGGTCTCGGCGCCGCACGTCGCGCTGTTCCCGAGCCTCGCGATCTTCTTCACGGTGCTGGCCTTCAACCTCCTCGGGGACGGGCTCCGGGACGCCCTCGACCCGAAGATCGACCGCCTGTGA
- the gsiC gene encoding glutathione ABC transporter permease GsiC: MLTFLLKRLLGLLPTLLIVSVLVFLFVHLLPGDPARLAAGQDADAQTVALVRTELGLDRPLPQQFVRYFVNLARGDLGTSIRTRRPVSTEIGERFLPTLLLTLTSMAWAVAFGLIIGIVSAVYRNEWPDRVGMTLAISGISFPAFALGILLMQIFSVELGWLPTVGADTWRHYVLPSLTLGAAVAAVMARFTRAAFVEVIGEDFVRTARAKGLKERVVIAKHCLRNALIPVVTMMGLQFGFLLGGSIVVEAVFNWPGMGRLLVDAVNQRDYPVIQALVLLFSLEFILINLVVDVLYGLINPTIRYR, translated from the coding sequence ATGCTGACCTTCCTGCTCAAGCGGCTCCTCGGGCTGCTGCCGACGCTGCTGATCGTCTCGGTGCTGGTCTTCCTGTTCGTCCACCTGCTGCCCGGCGATCCGGCGCGGCTGGCGGCCGGGCAGGATGCCGACGCCCAGACGGTGGCGCTGGTGCGCACCGAACTCGGCCTCGACCGGCCGCTGCCGCAACAGTTCGTGCGCTACTTCGTCAACCTCGCCCGCGGGGATCTCGGCACCTCGATCCGCACCCGCCGTCCGGTCTCGACCGAGATCGGCGAGCGCTTCCTGCCGACCCTTCTGCTCACGCTCACCAGCATGGCCTGGGCGGTCGCCTTCGGGCTGATCATCGGCATCGTCTCGGCGGTCTACCGCAACGAGTGGCCCGACCGGGTCGGGATGACGCTCGCCATTTCGGGCATCTCGTTCCCCGCCTTCGCGCTCGGCATCCTGCTGATGCAGATCTTCTCGGTCGAGCTCGGCTGGCTGCCGACCGTCGGCGCCGACACGTGGCGGCACTACGTGCTGCCGTCGCTGACGCTGGGCGCGGCCGTGGCCGCCGTGATGGCCCGCTTCACCCGCGCGGCCTTCGTGGAGGTCATCGGCGAGGATTTCGTCCGCACCGCGCGCGCCAAGGGGCTCAAGGAGCGCGTCGTCATCGCCAAGCACTGCCTGCGCAACGCCCTGATCCCGGTCGTGACCATGATGGGCCTGCAGTTCGGCTTCCTGCTCGGCGGCTCGATCGTCGTGGAGGCGGTGTTCAACTGGCCCGGCATGGGCCGCCTGCTCGTCGATGCCGTGAACCAGCGCGACTACCCGGTGATCCAGGCCCTGGTCCTGCTGTTCTCCCTGGAGTTCATCCTGATCAACCTGGTCGTGGACGTGCTCTACGGCCTCATCAACCCGACCATCCGCTACAGGTGA